A window of Anopheles cruzii unplaced genomic scaffold, idAnoCruzAS_RS32_06 scaffold00721_ctg1, whole genome shotgun sequence contains these coding sequences:
- the LOC128276194 gene encoding protein FRG1 homolog isoform X1, with protein MSDYSKAKTSKLVLKGESSKGTKRKHKKHKKEKDAKRALVVDTDAVKHGGWWMVKKTTEITGSIALQFDKQAYIKALDNGLFTLGAPHNEGDPPDPEEILSAVLINEDKVAFKSGYGKYLKVEKDGMITGRSDAVSALEQFEPVFEQGKTALLAANGCFVSVDPEDDALVAIKKKVGNEEVCVIRSCIDRENISSKEVPVEESGDLDQVEINFVKKFQKFQDKKLLISKEDKVVLKKAKDDGTLHEELLNRRSKMKADRYCK; from the exons ATGTCCGATTACAGCAAGGCAAAGACGAGCAAACTTGTCCTGAAGGGCGAAAGTTCAAA AGGCACCAAACGTAAGCACAAGAAACACAAGAAGgaaaaggacgccaaacgggcgcTGGTGGTCGATACCGATGCCGTTAAGCACGGCGGTTGGTGGATGGTAAAAAAGACGACCGAAATCACGGGCTCCATCGCGCTACAGTTCGATAAGCAGGCGTACATCAAAGCCCTCGACAATGGGCTGTTCACGCTTGGAGCGCCACACAACGAAGGCGACCCGCCGGATCCGGAGGAAATTTTGAGTGCGGTGCTGATCAACGAGGACAAAGTGGCGTTCAAGTCGGGCTACGGAAAGTATCTGAAGGTGGAAAAAGACGGCATGATCACGGGACGCTCCGATGCCGTGTCGGCCCTGGAACAGTTCGAACCGGTGTTCGAGCAGGGCAAGACGGCACTGTTGGCGGCCAACGGGTGCTTCGTATCAGTTGACCCGGAGGACGACGCGCTGGTGGCCATCAAGAAGAAGGTTGGCAACGAAGAAGTCTGCGTGATTCGGAGCTGCATCGATCGGGAGAACATATCCAGCAAGGAAGTGCCGGTGGAAGAATCGGGAGATCTGGACCAGgtcgaaattaattttgt GAAAAAGTTTCAAAAGTTTCAAGACAAAAAGCTGCTCATCAGCAAGGAGGACAAAGTGGTGCTTAAAAAGGCCAAGGATGACGGTACGCTGCACGAGGAGCTGCTGAATCGTCGGAGCAAAATGAAGGCCGATCGGTACTGCAAGTAA
- the LOC128276194 gene encoding protein FRG1 homolog isoform X2 yields the protein MSDYSKAKTSKLVLKGESTKRKHKKHKKEKDAKRALVVDTDAVKHGGWWMVKKTTEITGSIALQFDKQAYIKALDNGLFTLGAPHNEGDPPDPEEILSAVLINEDKVAFKSGYGKYLKVEKDGMITGRSDAVSALEQFEPVFEQGKTALLAANGCFVSVDPEDDALVAIKKKVGNEEVCVIRSCIDRENISSKEVPVEESGDLDQVEINFVKKFQKFQDKKLLISKEDKVVLKKAKDDGTLHEELLNRRSKMKADRYCK from the exons ATGTCCGATTACAGCAAGGCAAAGACGAGCAAACTTGTCCTGAAGGGCGAAA GCACCAAACGTAAGCACAAGAAACACAAGAAGgaaaaggacgccaaacgggcgcTGGTGGTCGATACCGATGCCGTTAAGCACGGCGGTTGGTGGATGGTAAAAAAGACGACCGAAATCACGGGCTCCATCGCGCTACAGTTCGATAAGCAGGCGTACATCAAAGCCCTCGACAATGGGCTGTTCACGCTTGGAGCGCCACACAACGAAGGCGACCCGCCGGATCCGGAGGAAATTTTGAGTGCGGTGCTGATCAACGAGGACAAAGTGGCGTTCAAGTCGGGCTACGGAAAGTATCTGAAGGTGGAAAAAGACGGCATGATCACGGGACGCTCCGATGCCGTGTCGGCCCTGGAACAGTTCGAACCGGTGTTCGAGCAGGGCAAGACGGCACTGTTGGCGGCCAACGGGTGCTTCGTATCAGTTGACCCGGAGGACGACGCGCTGGTGGCCATCAAGAAGAAGGTTGGCAACGAAGAAGTCTGCGTGATTCGGAGCTGCATCGATCGGGAGAACATATCCAGCAAGGAAGTGCCGGTGGAAGAATCGGGAGATCTGGACCAGgtcgaaattaattttgt GAAAAAGTTTCAAAAGTTTCAAGACAAAAAGCTGCTCATCAGCAAGGAGGACAAAGTGGTGCTTAAAAAGGCCAAGGATGACGGTACGCTGCACGAGGAGCTGCTGAATCGTCGGAGCAAAATGAAGGCCGATCGGTACTGCAAGTAA